The proteins below come from a single Garra rufa chromosome 3, GarRuf1.0, whole genome shotgun sequence genomic window:
- the LOC141332096 gene encoding glyoxal reductase — translation MTEPQPSVLLNTGTRMPLLGLGTFRLQGQEDTYNAVDAALTAGYRAFDTAAVYRNEAHLGHALHCLLPKHGLSREDVFITSKLGPKDQGSKARDGCLRSLEQLGLGYIDLYLIHWPGTQGLQVGDKRNPENRAQSWTVLEEFFSEGKFRAIGVSNYTVDHMRELLKSCKVPPAVLQVEFHPKLVQKDLRALCKESGVCFQAYSSLGTGLLLSNKVVLDLAKKYGRTSAQVLLRWAVQQKIPVLPKSCQPERVEENGRLFDFDICEEDMERLSALDCGEKFCWDPTQVS, via the coding sequence ATGACTGAGCCCCAGCCATCTGTACTTCTCAACACTGGGACTCGGATGCCTCTGTTGGGACTGGGCACTTTCCGTTTGCAGGGTCAAGAGGACACTTATAATGCTGTGGATGCTGCTTTGACAGCTGGTTATCGTGCCTTTGACACCGCTGCGGTGTACCGTAATGAAGCACATTTAGGTCATGCCCTCCATTGCCTGCTACCCAAGCATGGCCTCTCACGAGAGGATGTTTTTATTACTAGTAAACTGGGTCCCAAAGATCAGGGCTCCAAAGCCAGAGATGGTTGCTTGAGAAGCCTTGAGCAGTTGGGATTGGGCTACATTGACCTATATCTCATTCACTGGCCAGGTACACAGGGGCTACAAGTGGGGGATAAACGAAACCCTGAAAACCGTGCTCAAAGCTGGACAGTTTTGGAGGAGTTCTTCTCAGAAGGAAAATTTCGGGCCATTGGGGTGTCTAATTACACTGTAGATCACATGCGGGAGCTGCTGAAGAGTTGTAAAGTGCCACCAGCAGTTCTTCAGGTGGAGTTCCATCCAAAGCTGGTTCAGAAGGACCTGAGGGCACTTTGTAAGGAAAGTGGAGTGTGTTTTCAGGCATACTCGTCTCTTGGAACAGGCCTTCTACTATCAAACAAAGTGGTTCTGGATTTAGCAAAAAAGTATGGGAGGACGTCAGCTCAAGTTTTGTTGAGGTGGGCCGTACAACAGAAAATTCCAGTACTACCCAAATCATGTCAGCCAGAACGTGTGGAGGAGAATGGGCGTCTGTTTGACTTTGACATTTGCGAGGAGGACATGGAAAGGCTCTCTGCTCTTGATTGTGGAGAGAAGTTCTGCTGGGATCCAACACAAGTGTCTTAA